One window from the genome of Musa acuminata AAA Group cultivar baxijiao chromosome BXJ1-4, Cavendish_Baxijiao_AAA, whole genome shotgun sequence encodes:
- the LOC103982077 gene encoding receptor-like serine/threonine-protein kinase SD1-8, with protein MTSRFFLVYLLSSTLISPTTGADILSPDQSLTDDGQTLISTGGTFQLGFFGSDKRYVGIWYSKVSVRTVVWVANRRQPITGTSASLSIKTNGTLVITDENATVVWYSSSRALANPVAQLLDNGNFVVRESGSNSNDPNSFAWQSFDFPTDTLLPGMKLGWNLTSGLNRNLTAWTSDSDPAPSEYTMAVDVRGYPEIFLWSRSTRTWRTGPWNGLRFSGIPEMKTYDKLSFDFVVNRDEVFYSFYVHDAAFITRLIVNQSGITQRLVWIEQSKIWNAFWFAPKDQCDKVSQCGPNGVCDPNESPICGCLNGFRPKNPSNWALRDASDGCRRKTELDCRNGTDGFVMVSGVKLPDTSSSVANMSLSLSLEQCRTMCLTNCSCTAYAAANISVSGTGSGCIMWTTELTDLRVYTNGGQDLYLRLAAADLGSESNPSHQRHIVVIIVVLAVMITLLASTAFCIRRRKKRRSTGMSGNISFSERYINEGREGKDIDLPLFDLGTIIDATNNFSVHSKLGEGGFGPVYKGNLGEEQEIAVKRLSKTSVQGLDEFKNEVMLIAKLQHRNLVRLLGCCIQDEERMLIYEYMPNRSLDAILFDKAKVGLLDWRTRYNIIVGIARGLLYLHQDSRFRIIHRDMKAGNILLDKDMCPKISDFGMARIFGGDETEANTRRVVGTYGYMSPEYAMDGIFSMKSDVFSFGVLVLEIVSGKRNRGVYHSAPQLNLLGYAWSLWKEGRTSELVDESMGDSFPMAEALRCIKVGLLCVQDRPEHRPTMASAVLMLGSDGALLPQPTQPGFVATKGPLESDSSASKQDSVSVNDISITMVEGRYGLRANAGAKKTDFIFYDPAPGNYTASIDLHGYPQLFLFSGTRKYWRGGSWNGIVFSSVPEAIYASNRFNIVFIIDAQEVMYTNYLRNASMISRLVMNQSGKLQRFVWIEERRSWNLFWFRPKDQCDGMSPCGPNGVCYPSDWPMCHCLKGFRPKDPSNWDLRDGWDGCVRKTALDCRNGTDGFVTLNGAMIPDTSSSVVDWSLSLEQCRARCLRNCSCTAFASANISGSESGCIMWTTDLTDLGVVSSGSGQDLYVRLAAADLGSESGDSRRSRVVVISVVIAMTILVLGCAACCVWKRKKRRKFCLAEGHNEGTGQDLDLPLFDLAAIINATDDFSIHNKLGEGGYGPVYKGKLGGEQDIAVKRLSKTSMQGLEEFKNEVMLTAKLQHRNLVRLLGCCIQAGERMLIYEYMPNRSLDAFLFDKSEDISLDWQTRRNIIVGIARGLLYLHQDSRFRIIHRDLKASNILLDKDMNPKISDFGMARVFGGDETEANTRRVVGTYGYMSPEYAMDGIFSVKSDVFSFGVLLLEIVSGKKNRGVIYHSASHLNLLGYIWSLWKEGKGSELVDGSIGHSCSLAEVLRCITVGLLCVQERPEDRPTMSSVVIMLNSDGELPQPRQPGFVVARAPPETGSSTTNHDSSSTRNSLSVTLLEGR; from the exons ATGACCAGCAGGTTCTTCCTTGTCTACCTACTCAGTAGTACTCTCATCTCCCCCACCACCGGAGCTGACATCTTATCTCCCGACCAGTCACTCACCGATGACGGCCAAACCCTGATCTCCACCGGCGGGACCTTCCAGTTGGGTTTCTTCGGCTCCGATAAACGCTACGTCGGGATATGGTACTCTAAAGTCTCAGTCCGAACCGTCGTATGGGTCGCGAACCGCCGGCAACCGATCACCGGCACTTCCGCGAGCCTGTCGATTAAAACCAACGGAACACTCGTCATCACCGACGAGAACGCCACCGTAGTCTGGTACTCGAGCTCCCGGGCCCTTGCAAACCCGGTGGCGCAGCTCCTCGATAACGGGAATTTCGTCGTCAGGGAGTCCGGCAGCAACAGCAATGATCCCAACAGCTTTGCATGGCAGAGCTTCGATTTCCCGACCGACACGCTCCTGCCGGGCATGAAGCTTGGGTGGAACCTCACGAGCGGGCTCAACCGCAACCTCACGGCTTGGACCAGCGACAGCGATCCGGCGCCCAGCGAGTACACCATGGCCGTGGACGTGCGTGGCTACCCGGAGATATTCCTATGGTCCCGGTCGACCAGAACGTGGCGCACGGGGCCGTGGAACGGGCTCCGGTTCAGCGGCATCCCAGAAATGAAGACATACGACAAGTTATCCTTCGATTTCGTGGTCAACCGGGATGAGGTCTTCTACTCATTCTATGTGCATGACGCTGCCTTCATCACCAGGTTGATCGTGAACCAGTCGGGCATCACGCAGCGGTTGGTTTGGATCGAGCAGAGCAAGATCTGGAACGCCTTCTGGTTCGCGCCCAAGGACCAGTGCGACAAGGTGTCGCAGTGCGGCCCCAACGGCGTCTGTGACCCCAACGAGTCGCCGATATGCGGCTGTCTCAATGGCTTTCGGCCCAAAAATCCCTCTAACTGGGCTCTCAGGGATGCGTCGGATGGGTGCCGGCGGAAAACAGAGCTGGACTGCCGGAATGGGACCGATGGGTTCGTCATGGTGAGCGGCGTCAAGTTACCGGACACATCGAGTTCGGTAGCGAACATGAGCCTGAGCCTGAGCCTGGAGCAATGCAGGACTATGTGCTTGACGAATTGCTCGTGCACAGCATATGCCGCTGCCAATATCAGTGTGAGTGGGACGGGGAGCGGCTGCATCATGTGGACAACCGAACTCACCGATCTTAGAGTGTACACCAATGGTGGACAGGATCTGTACCTGAGGTTAGCGGCCGCCGATTTAG GCTCGGAATCAAACCCATCTCATCAGCGTCATATAGTCGTGATCATTGTGGTCCTTGCTGTGATGATCACACTCCTGGCTAGCACTGCGTTTTGTATtcggaggaggaagaaaaggagaagcACAG GCATGTCGGGTAACATTTCCTTCTCAGAACGATATATTAACGAAGGGAGGGAGGGGAAGGACATCGACCTGCCCTTGTTTGACTTAGGCACCATTATTGATGCCACCAACAATTTCTCAGTACATAGCAAGCTCGGGGAGGGCGGCTTTGGTCCGGTGTACAAG GGTAATCTGGGAGAGGAACAAGAAATAGCTGTGAAGAGGCTATCAAAGACGTCAGTGCAGGGCCTGGATGAGTTCAAGAATGAGGTAATGCTGATCGCCAAGCTACAACATCGAAACCTTGTTCGGCTTCTTGGTTGCTGCATTCAAGACGAAGAAAGAATGTTGATCTACGAGTACATGCCCAATAGAAGCTTGGACGCCATCCTATTTG ATAAAGCAAAAGTGGGATTGTTGGATTGGCGAACACGGTACAACATCATAGTCGGGATTGCTCGCGGCCTTCTATACCTCCATCAAGATTCTAGATTCAGAATCATCCACAGGGATATGAAAGCTGGTAACATTCTTCTCGACAAGGATATGTGTCCTAAGATATCGGACTTTGGCATGGCAAGGATCTTTGGAGGAGATGAAACAGAAGCAAACACGAGGAGAGTTGTTGGAACATA CGGCTACATGTCTCCCGAGTATGCCATGGATGGAATCTTCTCAATGAAGTCTGATGTATTTAGTTTCGGGGTATTGGTGCTCGAAATCGTAAGCGGCAAAAGGAACAGAGGGGTTTATCACTCTGCACCTCAACTGAATCTTTTAGGATAC GCATGGAGTCTATGGAAAGAAGGTAGAACCTCGGAACTAGTTGATGAATCCATGGGTGACTCCTTTCCCATGGCTGAAGCCTTGAGGTGTATAAAAGTTGGTCTGCTATGTGTGCAAGACCGGCCTGAACACAGACCAACAATGGCATCCGCAGTGTTAATGTTGGGCAGTGACGGTGCTCTCTTGCCACAACCGACACAACCGGGTTTTGTGGCAACAAAAGGCCCGCTTGAGTCAGATTCGTCGGCGAGTAAGCAAGACTCGGTATCTGTAAATGACATATCGATCACGATGGTGGAAGGTCGATA TGGGCTCCGCGCAAATGCAGGGGCAAAGAAAACAG attTTATATTTTACGATCCGGCACCCGGAAACTACACCGCGTCCATCGACTTGCACGGCTACCCCcagttatttttattttccgGGACGCGCAAGTACTGGCGCGGGGGGTCATGGAACGGGATTGTATTCAGTAGCGTCCCGGAGGCGATCTACGCCTCCAACAGGTTCAACATTGTGTTCATCATCGACGCCCAGGAGGTGATGTACACGAACTACTTGCGCAACGCTTCGATGATCTCAAGATTGGTCATGAATCAGTCAGGCAAACTGCAGCGGTTTGTGTGGATAGAGGAGAGAAGGTCATGGAATCTATTCTGGTTCAGGCCCAAGGACCAGTGCGACGGCATGTCGCCGTGCGGCCCCAACGGCGTCTGCTACCCCAGCGACTGGCCGATGTGCCACTGTCTCAAGGGCTTTCGGCCCAAGGATCCTTCGAATTGGGATCTGAGGGATGGGTGGGACGGCTGCGTCAGAAAGACGGCATTGGACTGCCGCAACGGGACCGATGGGTTTGTCACGCTCAACGGTGCGATGATTCCGGACACATCGAGTTCGGTGGTGGACTGGAGCCTGAGCCTGGAGCAATGCAGGGCTCGGTGCTTGAGGAATTGCTCGTGCACAGCCTTTGCCAGTGCAAACATCAGCGGGAGCGAGAGTGGCTGCATCATGTGGACCACTGATCTCACCGATCTTGGGGTGGTTTCCAGTGGCTCAGGACAGGATCTCTACGTCAGGCTAGCGGCCGCCGATTTAG GTTCGGAATCAGGGGATTCTCGTAGGAGCCGTGTGGTTGTGATCAGTGTGGTCATTGCGATGACAATTCTAGTTCTAGGATGTGCTGCCTGCTGCGtctggaaaaggaagaagagga GAAAATTTTGCTTGGCAGAAGGCCATAATGAAGGAACAGGGCAGGATTTGGACCTACCATTATTTGATTTAGCAGCAATTATCAATGCCACCGATGACTTCTCAATACACAACAAACTCGGCGAAGGTGGATACGGTCCGGTGTACAAG ggCAAGCTGGGCGGGGAGCAAGATATAGCTGTGAAGAGGTTATCGAAGACATCGATGCAGGGACTGGAGGAGTTCAAAAATGAGGTAATGCTGACTGCAAAGCTGCAGCACCGAAACCTTGTTCGGCTTCTTGGATGCTGCATTCAAGCAGGGGAACGGATGCTGATCTACGAGTATATGCCCAACCGAAGCTTGGATGCCTTCCTGTTTG ATAAATCTGAAGATATATCGCTGGACTGGCAAACACGACGCAACATTATAGTGGGGATTGCTCGAGGCCTTCTTTATCTCCATCAAGATTCTAGGTTTAGAATCATTCATAGGGATCTCAAAGCTAGTAACATTCTTCTTGACAAGGATATGAACCCCAAAATATCAGATTTTGGCATGGCAAGGGTTTTCGGAGGGGATGAAACAGAAGCGAATACGCGAAGAGTGGTGGGAACATA CGGATACATGTCCCCTGAGTACGCTATGGACGGAATCTTCTCGGTTAAATCGGATGTATTCAGTTTTGGTGTTTTGCTACTTGAAATCGTTAGCGGTAAAAAGAACAGGGGGGTGATTTATCACTCTGCAAGTCACCTGAATCTTCTAGGATAT ATATGGAGCCTATGGAAAGAAGGGAAAGGCTCGGAATTAGTTGATGGATCGATTGGCCATTCGTGTTCCCTGGCTGAGGTCTTGAGGTGCATAACGGTGGGGCTTCTGTGTGTTCAAGAACGACCCGAAGACAGGCCGACGATGTCGTCGGTGGTGATAATGTTGAACAGTGACGGTGAGCTACCACAACCTCGACAACCGGGTTTTGTTGTTGCCAGAGCCCCACCCGAAACTGGTTCATCAACGACCAATCACGACTCCTCGTCAACCAGAAACAGCTTGTCGGTCACACTGTTGGAAGGTCGATAG
- the LOC103982078 gene encoding transcription factor bHLH112 isoform X3 has translation MADDFQTAGTCSGGSVWNPARSITAIDMPAAVSCIADIAGNASSWAAAELVDGKARFCDESSVSGSSVTFRGSRKVQQATAAPSVINSTLQLPILGSATPSMDWSTQGSARNRARGDETSFHAMLHEEISARAIFGQYQSIESNQVQTGIETTMNLPRDADQNFVLDHHHLSSGNESGDVGVSSYPLIISSSYGSPSSMLQGILEAESRTLQPPVYDDWATNYQSPMMDCRDSTNELLQSSWPQLLRSSPPKHHPGNLLQFSNNAPFWNATATASVSETNSGSCSTAPSQLDKQVFDEKNIGSNFTDMTNSDGVRDSYSSSSSGKPGQDPAFKKPRIETPSPLPSFKVRKEKLGDRITALQQLVSPFGKTDTASVLHEAIEYIKFLHDQVGVLSTPYLKNGHPMQQQQQCRARTSRRTVKDRGRILEAEGYVWFRLQALTR, from the exons ATGGCGGACGATTTCCAGACAGCTGGAACATGCAGCGGAGGCAGCGTGTGGAACCCCGCAAGGAGTATCACCGCCATCGACATGCCAGCGGCAGTCTCGTGCATCGCAGACATAGCCGGCAACGCCTCCAGCTGGGCGGCGGCCGAGTTGGTAGACGGCAAAGCTCGGTTCTGTGACGAATCATCGGTCTCCGGTAGCTCTGTGACTTTCCGAGGCAGTCGTAAGGTCCAGCAAGCGACTGCCGCCCCTTCCGTGATCAACTCCACCTTGCAGTTACCTATCTTGGGTAGCGCAACTCCTTCCATGGATTGGAGCACTCAAGGTTCAGC TAGGAATCGTGCGAGGGGTGACGAGACCAGTTTCCATGCCATGCTCCACGAAGAAATTAGTGCAAGAGCCATATTCGGGCAATATCAATCCATCGAATCCAATCAAGTCCAAACGGGTATCGAGACAACCATGAATCTTCCAAGGGATGCGGACCAAAATTTCGTATTAGACCATCATCATCTTAGCTCCGGTAACGAGTCAGGCGATGTCGGTGTTAGCAGCTACCCCCTCATCATTTCATCCTCCTACGGAAGCCCGTCGTCGATGTTGCAGGGTATCTTAGAAGCCGAGAGTAGAACGCTGCAACCACCTGTTTACGATGACTGGGCCACCAATTACCAGTCACCGATGATGGATTGTCGGGATAGCACGAACGAGCTGCTCCAATCGTCGTGGCCTCAATTGCTGAGATCTTCACCTCCGAAGCATCATCCTGGAAACCTGCTGCAGTTCTCCAACAACGCTCCCTTCTGGAATGCGACGGCCACTGCTTCCGTCAGCGAAACGAACTCAGGCTCTTGCTCAACAGCACCCTCGCAGCTCGACAAGCAGGTTTTTGACGAGAAAAATATCGGCAGTAATTTCACAGATATG ACGAATTCAGATGGAGTTCGAGACTCGTATTCCTCATCCTCGAGCGGAAAACCTGGTCAAGATCCTGCATTCAAGAAGCCGCGAATAGAGACACCATCGCCATTACCGAGCTTTAAG GTGCGGAAAGAGAAATTAGGGGACAGAATCACTGCTCTCCAGCAGCTAGTTTCACCTTTTGGAAAG ACCGACACTGCATCGGTTCTTCACGAGGCCATCGAGTACATCAAGTTCCTTCACGATCAAGTTGGC GTTTTAAGCACTCCGTATTTGAAGAATGGCCACCCCATGCAACAACAGCAACAG TGCAGGGCTCGAACAAGTCGAAGGACGGTGAAGGACCGAGGCCGGATCTTAGAAGCCGAGGGCTATGTTTGGTTCCGATTGCAAGCACTTACCCGGTGA
- the LOC103982078 gene encoding transcription factor bHLH112 isoform X2: MADDFQTAGTCSGGSVWNPARSITAIDMPAAVSCIADIAGNASSWAAAELVDGKARFCDESSVSGSSVTFRGSRKVQQATAAPSVINSTLQLPILGSATPSMDWSTQGSANRARGDETSFHAMLHEEISARAIFGQYQSIESNQVQTGIETTMNLPRDADQNFVLDHHHLSSGNESGDVGVSSYPLIISSSYGSPSSMLQGILEAESRTLQPPVYDDWATNYQSPMMDCRDSTNELLQSSWPQLLRSSPPKHHPGNLLQFSNNAPFWNATATASVSETNSGSCSTAPSQLDKQVFDEKNIGSNFTDMTNSDGVRDSYSSSSSGKPGQDPAFKKPRIETPSPLPSFKVRKEKLGDRITALQQLVSPFGKTDTASVLHEAIEYIKFLHDQVGVLSTPYLKNGHPMQQQQQGSNKSKDGEGPRPDLRSRGLCLVPIASTYPVTSGTTADFWHPTFGGTFR; encoded by the exons ATGGCGGACGATTTCCAGACAGCTGGAACATGCAGCGGAGGCAGCGTGTGGAACCCCGCAAGGAGTATCACCGCCATCGACATGCCAGCGGCAGTCTCGTGCATCGCAGACATAGCCGGCAACGCCTCCAGCTGGGCGGCGGCCGAGTTGGTAGACGGCAAAGCTCGGTTCTGTGACGAATCATCGGTCTCCGGTAGCTCTGTGACTTTCCGAGGCAGTCGTAAGGTCCAGCAAGCGACTGCCGCCCCTTCCGTGATCAACTCCACCTTGCAGTTACCTATCTTGGGTAGCGCAACTCCTTCCATGGATTGGAGCACTCAAGGTTCAGC GAATCGTGCGAGGGGTGACGAGACCAGTTTCCATGCCATGCTCCACGAAGAAATTAGTGCAAGAGCCATATTCGGGCAATATCAATCCATCGAATCCAATCAAGTCCAAACGGGTATCGAGACAACCATGAATCTTCCAAGGGATGCGGACCAAAATTTCGTATTAGACCATCATCATCTTAGCTCCGGTAACGAGTCAGGCGATGTCGGTGTTAGCAGCTACCCCCTCATCATTTCATCCTCCTACGGAAGCCCGTCGTCGATGTTGCAGGGTATCTTAGAAGCCGAGAGTAGAACGCTGCAACCACCTGTTTACGATGACTGGGCCACCAATTACCAGTCACCGATGATGGATTGTCGGGATAGCACGAACGAGCTGCTCCAATCGTCGTGGCCTCAATTGCTGAGATCTTCACCTCCGAAGCATCATCCTGGAAACCTGCTGCAGTTCTCCAACAACGCTCCCTTCTGGAATGCGACGGCCACTGCTTCCGTCAGCGAAACGAACTCAGGCTCTTGCTCAACAGCACCCTCGCAGCTCGACAAGCAGGTTTTTGACGAGAAAAATATCGGCAGTAATTTCACAGATATG ACGAATTCAGATGGAGTTCGAGACTCGTATTCCTCATCCTCGAGCGGAAAACCTGGTCAAGATCCTGCATTCAAGAAGCCGCGAATAGAGACACCATCGCCATTACCGAGCTTTAAG GTGCGGAAAGAGAAATTAGGGGACAGAATCACTGCTCTCCAGCAGCTAGTTTCACCTTTTGGAAAG ACCGACACTGCATCGGTTCTTCACGAGGCCATCGAGTACATCAAGTTCCTTCACGATCAAGTTGGC GTTTTAAGCACTCCGTATTTGAAGAATGGCCACCCCATGCAACAACAGCAACAG GGCTCGAACAAGTCGAAGGACGGTGAAGGACCGAGGCCGGATCTTAGAAGCCGAGGGCTATGTTTGGTTCCGATTGCAAGCACTTACCCGGTGACGAGCGGAACCACGGCAGACTTCTGGCACCCCACGTTTGGAGGAACCTTCAGGTAG
- the LOC103982078 gene encoding transcription factor bHLH112 isoform X1, with product MADDFQTAGTCSGGSVWNPARSITAIDMPAAVSCIADIAGNASSWAAAELVDGKARFCDESSVSGSSVTFRGSRKVQQATAAPSVINSTLQLPILGSATPSMDWSTQGSARNRARGDETSFHAMLHEEISARAIFGQYQSIESNQVQTGIETTMNLPRDADQNFVLDHHHLSSGNESGDVGVSSYPLIISSSYGSPSSMLQGILEAESRTLQPPVYDDWATNYQSPMMDCRDSTNELLQSSWPQLLRSSPPKHHPGNLLQFSNNAPFWNATATASVSETNSGSCSTAPSQLDKQVFDEKNIGSNFTDMTNSDGVRDSYSSSSSGKPGQDPAFKKPRIETPSPLPSFKVRKEKLGDRITALQQLVSPFGKTDTASVLHEAIEYIKFLHDQVGVLSTPYLKNGHPMQQQQQGSNKSKDGEGPRPDLRSRGLCLVPIASTYPVTSGTTADFWHPTFGGTFR from the exons ATGGCGGACGATTTCCAGACAGCTGGAACATGCAGCGGAGGCAGCGTGTGGAACCCCGCAAGGAGTATCACCGCCATCGACATGCCAGCGGCAGTCTCGTGCATCGCAGACATAGCCGGCAACGCCTCCAGCTGGGCGGCGGCCGAGTTGGTAGACGGCAAAGCTCGGTTCTGTGACGAATCATCGGTCTCCGGTAGCTCTGTGACTTTCCGAGGCAGTCGTAAGGTCCAGCAAGCGACTGCCGCCCCTTCCGTGATCAACTCCACCTTGCAGTTACCTATCTTGGGTAGCGCAACTCCTTCCATGGATTGGAGCACTCAAGGTTCAGC TAGGAATCGTGCGAGGGGTGACGAGACCAGTTTCCATGCCATGCTCCACGAAGAAATTAGTGCAAGAGCCATATTCGGGCAATATCAATCCATCGAATCCAATCAAGTCCAAACGGGTATCGAGACAACCATGAATCTTCCAAGGGATGCGGACCAAAATTTCGTATTAGACCATCATCATCTTAGCTCCGGTAACGAGTCAGGCGATGTCGGTGTTAGCAGCTACCCCCTCATCATTTCATCCTCCTACGGAAGCCCGTCGTCGATGTTGCAGGGTATCTTAGAAGCCGAGAGTAGAACGCTGCAACCACCTGTTTACGATGACTGGGCCACCAATTACCAGTCACCGATGATGGATTGTCGGGATAGCACGAACGAGCTGCTCCAATCGTCGTGGCCTCAATTGCTGAGATCTTCACCTCCGAAGCATCATCCTGGAAACCTGCTGCAGTTCTCCAACAACGCTCCCTTCTGGAATGCGACGGCCACTGCTTCCGTCAGCGAAACGAACTCAGGCTCTTGCTCAACAGCACCCTCGCAGCTCGACAAGCAGGTTTTTGACGAGAAAAATATCGGCAGTAATTTCACAGATATG ACGAATTCAGATGGAGTTCGAGACTCGTATTCCTCATCCTCGAGCGGAAAACCTGGTCAAGATCCTGCATTCAAGAAGCCGCGAATAGAGACACCATCGCCATTACCGAGCTTTAAG GTGCGGAAAGAGAAATTAGGGGACAGAATCACTGCTCTCCAGCAGCTAGTTTCACCTTTTGGAAAG ACCGACACTGCATCGGTTCTTCACGAGGCCATCGAGTACATCAAGTTCCTTCACGATCAAGTTGGC GTTTTAAGCACTCCGTATTTGAAGAATGGCCACCCCATGCAACAACAGCAACAG GGCTCGAACAAGTCGAAGGACGGTGAAGGACCGAGGCCGGATCTTAGAAGCCGAGGGCTATGTTTGGTTCCGATTGCAAGCACTTACCCGGTGACGAGCGGAACCACGGCAGACTTCTGGCACCCCACGTTTGGAGGAACCTTCAGGTAG